The genomic segment TTGACGACTGCTCCGATGCGCCTCGCCGTGGCAATGGCCTGCAGGCCGGCGACACCGGCGCCAAGCACCAGAACGTTTGCCGGCTGTATCATGCCGGCAGCCGTCATCATCATGGGAGCAGCACTTTTATAATGCTGTAAGGCTTCTAAAACGGCGCGGTATCCAGCGAGGCTTGCCTGTGAGGAGAGAACATCCATGCTTTGCGCGCGGCTGATGCGTGGTATGCGTGACATCGCGACAAGCCCAAGTTTTTTTTGCAGGCAAATCTGTATCAGAGGCGCGGTTTCCGGCAGGTCATCGATGCAAATGATAAGTGCACCCTCAGGCAGGAGATTCGCAGTTTCCGGGGCGGGTGCGTTGACTGTCATCAGAACGCTGACATTTGAGAGCAGGGTGGGGACATCCGGCACACAAAGGGCGCCTGCTGATTCAAATTCCGCATCATCAAAGCCAGATGCTAACCCTGCCCCGTTCTGGACAGCAACCTCAAAGCCCGCCTGACGATAGAGTGTGGCCGTTTTTGGAGTGATGGCAACCCGGGTTTCCGGGGGTAATTCCGCAATTGTCGCAATCAGCATGGAACAT from the Legionella geestiana genome contains:
- a CDS encoding NAD(P) transhydrogenase subunit alpha → MLIATIAELPPETRVAITPKTATLYRQAGFEVAVQNGAGLASGFDDAEFESAGALCVPDVPTLLSNVSVLMTVNAPAPETANLLPEGALIICIDDLPETAPLIQICLQKKLGLVAMSRIPRISRAQSMDVLSSQASLAGYRAVLEALQHYKSAAPMMMTAAGMIQPANVLVLGAGVAGLQAIATARRIGAVVKAFDVRRAAKEQVESLGAEFVEVEGDTDAETTSGYAREMSPDYQKRQQERIEAEAALADIVITTALIPGKKAPVLIPQSTLAAMKDGSVVVDLAAAGGGNVEATIPDSIQVSDGVTVIGITRMERLIPTTASMLYANNLQHFLRLATVNNDTLSFDENDEIIRACMLSFAGRFQPFQGEHHA